In Manis javanica isolate MJ-LG chromosome 18, MJ_LKY, whole genome shotgun sequence, the following proteins share a genomic window:
- the ANPEP gene encoding aminopeptidase N has translation MAKGFYISKAVGVLAILLGLAAVSVIIALSVVYSQEKNKNDKSTTAAPTGSTTTAAPTGSTTMAAITLDQSKPWNHYRLPKTLIPDSYNVVLRPYLTPNDKGLYIFKGNSTVRFTCVEATDVIIIHSKKLNYTTVGGHRVVLKAVGSSQVAPDIDRTELVEITEYLVVHLRGQLVAGGVYELFSEFEGELADDLAGFYRSEYMEGNVKKVLATTQMQAPDARKSFPCFDEPAMKATFNITLIHWSNLTALSNMLPKGPSVPLKEEATWSVTEFHTTPKMSTYLLAYIVSEFTYVERIAPNNIQIRIWARPGAINESHGDYALNVTGPILSFFARHYDTPYPLNKSDQIALPDFNAGAMENWGLVTYRESALLFDPLSSSSGNKERVVTVIAHELAHQWFGNLVTLEWWNDLWLNEGFASYVEYLGADYAEPSWNLKDLMVLNDVYRVMAVDALASSHPLSSPASEVNTPAQISEVFDAISYSKGASVLRMLSSFLTEDLFKKGVASYLHKFAYKNTVYLDLWDHLQEAVDNQSAIQLPFPVRKIMDRWILQMGFPVITVDTKTGDISQQHFLLDSESTVTRPSEFNYLWIVPISSLRNGAQQSGHWLQGEARDQSELFKTTADEWVLLNLNVTGYFQVNYDENNWRKIQTQLQTNLSVIPVINRAQVIHDAFDLASAQIVSVTLALNNTLFLIKETEYMPWQAALSSLSYFKLMFDRSEVYGPMKEYLKKQVTPLFFHFQNITKNWTQHPENLMDQYNEINAISTACSNGVPECKELVSALFAQWMKDPSNNPINPNLRSTIYCNAIAQGGEEEWDFAWKQFRNATLVNEADKLRSALACTNQLWILNRYLSYTLNPDLIRKQDATSTISSIASNVIGQSLVWDFVQSNWKKLFQDYGGGSFSFSNLIQAVTQRFSTEYELQQLEQFKKTNMDTGFGSGTRALEQALEKTKANIKWVKRNKDVVFAWFTENSK, from the exons atGGCCAAGGGCTTCTACATTTCCAAGGCCGTGGGCGTCCTGGCCATCCTCCTGGGCTTGGCGGCTGTGAGCGTCATCATCGCTCTGTCTGTGGTGTACTCCCAGGAGAAGAACAAGAATGACAAGAGCACCACGGCGGCCCCCACGGGCTCCACCACCACGGCGGCCCCCACGGGTTCCACCACCATGGCGGCCATCACCTTGGACCAAAGCAAGCCCTGGAATCACTACCGCCTCCCCAAGACACTGATTCCCGACTCCTACAATGTGGTGCTGAGGCCCTACCTCACCCCCAACGACAAGGGCCTCTACATCTTCAAGGGTAACAGCACTGTGCGCTTCACCTGTGTGGAAGCCACCGATGTCATCATCATCCACAGCAAGAAGCTCAACTACACCACCGTCGGGGGGCACAGGGTGGTCCTGAAGGCCGTGGGGAGCTCCCAGGTGGCCCCTGACATCGACAGGACCGAGCTGGTGGAGATCACTGAGTACCTGGTGGTGCACCTCCGGGGCCAGCTGGTGGCCGGCGGCGTGTACGAGCTGTTCAGTGAGTTTGAGGGGGAGCTGGCTGACGACCTGGCCGGCTTCTACCGCAGCGAGTACATGGAGGGCAATGTCAAAAA GGTGCTGGCCACGACACAGATGCAGGCTCCAGACGCCCGCAAGTCCTTCCCGTGCTTTGACGAGCCAGCCATGAAGGCCACATTCAACATCACCCTCATCCACTGGAGCAACCTCACGGCTCTGTCCAACATGCTGCCCAAAG GTCCCAGCGTCCCACTTAAGGAAGAGGCCACCTGGAGTGTCACTGAGTTCCACACCACGCCTAAAATGTCCACGTACCTGCTGGCCTACATTGTTAGTGAGTTCACGTATGTGGAGAGGATAGCGCCCAATAACATCCAG ATCCGGATCTGGGCTCGGCCTGGTGCAATCAATGAGAGCCATGGTGATTATGCCCTGAACGTGACGGGCCCCATTCTAAGCTTCTTTGCCAGACATTATGATACACCTTACCCACTCAACAAATCTG ACCAGATTGCCTTGCCTGACTTCAATGCTGGCGCCATGGAGAACTGGGGACTGGTGACCTACCGGGAGAGTGCACTGCTGTTTGACCCGCTATCCTCCTCCAGTGGCAACAAGGAGCGGGTGGTCACTGTGATTGCTCATGAGCTAGCCCACCAG TGGTTTGGGAACCTGGTGACCTTGGAGTGGTGGAACGACCTGTGGCTGAACGAGGGCTTTGCCTCCTACGTGGAGTACCTGGGTGCTGACTACGCAGAACCCAGCTGGAATCTG AAAGATCTGATGGTGCTAAATGACGTGTACCGAGTGATGGCCGTGGACGCTCTGGCCTCCTCCCACCCGCTGTCCTCCCCCGCCTCGGAAGTCAACACGCCCGCCCAGATCAGCGAGGTGTTCGACGCCATCTCCTACAGCAAG ggggcctctgtcctcagaatGCTGTCCAGTTTCCTGACCGAGGACCTATTCAAGAAGGGCGTGGCG TCCTACCTCCACAAGTTCGCCTACAAGAACACTGTCTACCTGGACCTTTGGGACCATCTGCAGGAG GCTGTGGACAATCAGTCGGCCATCCAGCTGCCTTTCCCTGTGCGCAAAATCATGGACCGCTGGATCCTGCAGATGGGCTTCCCTGTCATCACCGTGGACACCAAGACAGGGGACATTTCCCAGCAGCACTTCCTCCTTGACTCCGAGTCCACTGTCACCCGCCCATCAGAGTTCAA CTACCTGTGGATTGTTCCCATCTCCTCGCTCAGGAACGGCGCACAGCAGAGCGGCCACTGGCTGCAGGGCGAAGCCCGCG ACCAGAGTGAGCTGTTCAAGACCACAGCCGACGAGTGGGTTCTGCTGAACCTCAACGTGACGGGCTACTTCCAGGTGAACTATGATGAAAACAACTGGAGGAAGATTCAGACTCAGCTGCAGACAAACCTGTCG GTCATCCCTGTCATCAATCGGGCTCAGGTCATCCATGATGCCTTTGACCTGGCCAG TGCCCAAATTGTCTCTGTCACCCTGGCACTAAACAACACCCTCTTCCTGATCAAAGAGACGGAGTACATGCCCTGGCAGGCTGCCCTGAGCAGCCTGAGCTACTTCAAGCTCATGTTTGACCGCTCGGAAGTCTACGGCCCTATGAAG GAGTACCTGAAGAAGCAGGTCACACccctcttctttcatttccaaaatatcaCCAAAAACTGGACTCAGCACCCAGAAAACCTGATGGACCA GTACAATGAGATCAACGCCATCAGCACCGCCTGCTCCAATGGAGTTCCCGAGTGTAAGGAGCTGGTCTCAGCCCTTTTCGCCCAGTGGATGAAGGACCCCAGTAATAACCC gATCAACCCCAACCTGCGCTCCACCATCTACTGCAACGCCATCGCCCAGGGCGGCGAGGAGGAATGGGACTTCGCCTGGAAGCAGTTCCGAAATGCCACACTGGTAAATGAGGCTGACAAACTCCGCTCAGCCCTGGCCTGCACCAACCAGCTCTGGATCCTGAACAG GTACCTGAGTTACACCCTGAACCCCGACCTCATCCGGAAGCAGGATGCCACCTCCACCATTAGCAGCATCGCCAGCAATGTCATTGGGCAAAGTCTGGTCTGGGACTTTGTCCAGAGCAACTGGAAGAAGCTCTTTCAGGA TTACGGAGGtggctccttctccttctccaacCTCATCCAGGCAGTGACCCAACGTTTCTCCACCGAGTACGAGCTGCAGCAG CTGGAGCAGTTCAAGAAGACCAACATGGACACCGGCTTTGGCTCGGGCACCCGGGCTCTGGAGCAAGCCCTGGAGAAGACCAAAGCCAACATCAAGTGGGTGAAGCGAAACAAGGATGTGGTGTTCGCATGGTTCACAGAAAACAGCAAATAG